GAATCTGTCAATGTAGTCAACATAGTCTCCAAACCTCAAGCAATAGTCTTTCACCATTTGTGCATGAACCAACTGTTTTTAAAGGCacacaaatcaaacaaatacgTTAGTTAGGTTAAAACTAGTAGTATCTTATGAGGGCCAGTTATATAAAATTGCAGATCTTACCAGCTCGTACAACCTATTCTTCACGTTCGTCTCAAAGTATATGTTCTTTGGATCATCAAGATATGTCTCAGGGTTTTTGATCTTGGGCTCAACTGTAAAAATCTCAAGAGACAAAagttctataaattaattaccTGATAAAGTAATGGaactaagaaaatattttgtttacctttcttcctcttctttgccGCCTCTGTTCCACATAATAAGAGACAAAACAATGTTTCATTAATATAAGCATCTCACAGACAATCAAACTGATGAAAGTTATAAATGTATTTTACCTTTCCTCTTCAGATTTGGCACCTTTGCTTTGACGCAAGTGGTGCTGGCGGTtgtgtcttcttcctctggagCATAAGAACTGTCCTCACTGTTGGATTTGTCTTCAACATCTAATTTACCAAACGCTTCAACATAATCACTGTCACTGTCACCGTCACCGTCTTCCTCAGAAGACTCCTCCTCCACAGGCACAGCTTCctgatctttcttctttcctgGAAACATCACAGCAAACGAAACAGACTTATCTACAGAAAGCCAATTACATAAAACAACTCAAGTGATGAAAAGAGCTAACAATGGGTGGTGGTTAAAACCTAACCTTTGTTCTTGCGTGTGGGGGTTGTCTTGCCTATCTTGAACTCAGAGCCACTGTCAGATTCTGTTTCAGTATCTTCGCTGCTTTCAGAATAAACACTATCCTCGTCTTCATCAGAATCCTCCACAACTACCACTTTTGACTTTCCTGAAAAAACATCTCAAAGAGTCGTCAAAACAGAAGATTCACATGAAACAATATAAGTGATGAAGAAAAGCTAACAATGTGTTCAAACCTTTGTCTCTGCCTTCCGGGATTGGATTCTCCATCTCAAGTTTAGAACGAGTGTCTGTGTCTTCACTGCTCAGAGAACAAACACTGTCTCCTTCGTCCTCTTCCACTTCAAAGACTTTGCTACTCTCTTTACATCCATCGCTGCTGCGGTAGATACTGACCTCGAATATGTGGTTACCATTATACACGAAGGTCAAAAAGTCTCCGTCGTTAAGAGTGTTATCCTCGACGAATTTGGGCCATCCTTGTGTAAAATGCACTTCATCTCCCCTGATCTTGGTCGCTACGTTCCAAGAGCGTCCACCAGGTCCTTGGAGTATCACCTTTTTGGGCAAAAGACGTGGAAGCTGATCGTAGTAGGGGATTGGGATCACCTGCTCATTGCAAAAAGCCAACACTCAAGAAATACTCATAGAAAGAGAGACTCTAAAGGCAAGTCAGACGGTGAAATCCAAATTCAAAGTCAGGTTGTAACTTCTGACCATAGCAGAGGGTTCTCAGTtctcacacacacaaacaagatttgatttcaatctttttaaaacaaaatcaaaagcgTAGGGacagttaaaacttaaaaagagtCAACTTTCAAGAACCAGACAAAATCAAAGCACACAGTCTCAAGAAGTCAATCCAAACCCTATAAGAAGCTTCTCAgtataaaatttacaactttCAGCATCGAGAGAGAAATTAATATAAGCAGACAAGCTTCTGAAAGCAGAACACATGTATAGAATCTATTCATCAAcaggaaaaaaacagaatctGAGCAAAACTACCTCTACTTTGATAGAATCCAGTCAAAATATTCAAACATGTACAGatttaagtttataaaatagGCTGACTCATACAGAAAAGTTATAATCTTTACACATTAGCTAgtgagaaaacagaggaaaccaAAGGggtaagaagaaacagagcaaaacccTAGAAACGGCAGAGCAACATCTATACTAACAGGAGCCTAAATGCAGATAAAacccacagaaaaaaaaacttaaactacAGTGTTGTTTCATCACACGACCAAGGGCACCATCAGACATAGTTGTAAGAAACCAACAAGAGTAAGAATCGTTTGCTCATGTATAAAAGAAACctgggaaacaaaaaaacaagagagaatatCTTACCATGGAATCTGAGCTGAAATGGGAGACGAAAGCTTTAAAGAACCGTGGGGGAAACTGGAACTCAGTAGCGGTAGCCATTGAAGAGGAGGAGATGTTGGATCTGTGcttcaaaagagagagaaatactaagaagagagagagagagaaagagagagtgaagactagtaaatagaaaaagtaagaTAAAATTGTAAGAGAGAGTACTACGTTGAACGTTGAAGATGAGTCAAATCAACGTTTAAGTTTTTTGCAGAGAAAGAAGGTACAATGCTCAGTCCCTCGTATTCTGCGTgacattttcaaaatatttcttttctccttttaaacGATTCTATCTCCCAAAGTTTAAACCACGAATCTTAATGCTACTCCGGTCCGGTTCATCCTCACAAACCGTATAAGTAGATTTCTATAAAACCGGCTTCTtgtgaagataaaaaaaaaaggtggtgTAATTCACTTcactttatttctctttttttttttttggttttacctGAGAAATCAACACATGAATGTATCTTGGCACTACATacaatacacacacaaaaacatgcaCACAAACtatgtaaaagaaagaaagaaagaaagaattttagggaaaaaaatatcaagaggACGAGCTGGCCTCGATGCTAGTAGTAGACATCTCTTGGAACATGGAAGTTTCTTCAACATGCCACTTGAGAATCTCTCTCGCATATCTCAGTGCATTGTCCACACTATCACTCTCCAAGCTCACTTGGGAAACAAACAGCTTTGGCCTAAAGCTCCTTCCACGCATCGAATACGGTTCCAAGAGTGAGTCATACAGTCTCTTGAACTCATAACCAATGTAATGGAAAGCACGCTGAGCCATTGGAGGGTTGTGCCTGCTCGTCTGGTTCTGGCTTATCAACGGGTTGAAGTCTTCGAACCACTCACAGGTTCTTAGAGGAACCTCCTCGATTTTTTCTTCTAGGAGATCAAATTTGGTTAGAACCAAAAGGAACCTTTTCTTAGACAGGGTCGGGTGAGTCACCATGCTCTCAAAAAGCTGTTTGTTTGCAATCATCTTGTTCACAACATTCCCGTCACCGTCTTCTATGTATTCTCCATAATCTGTTAGTGAGACACAGAATATTACCAAGTCAGCGTCTTCAAACATGTCCAGCAATTTCCAGTTTTCACCAAGGCTTCTCGGACTTAACCGGATGAGTTGGTACCTGaagagagagcaaaagagagaaattaagtCCAACGATTTTTCATTTAGTCTGAATACAGCACAAGGAAAAAGAATAGAACTAACTTCATGTCTGGATCGTGTTGATAATCGCTCTCAAGATTCTCTTCCTGAGAAGTTGATGGGAATGAGAAGTCCACACAAGGAAGTCCTTCCATGGAGGATAGTCCTTCCGCTTGCAATATGTCCATATCAGAAGGATCGTATTCTGATCTCGAGATCTCAAGAATCtgagaagaaacaaatttaggtcagtgttctttcttttttcccttaAACAAAAGTGACCTAATTAGACAAGCAAGCACTTGATGTACACTCACTCGTTCAAGAAAATAAACGGCGTTTCTGGGAAGTGTATCGCGAAGCCTTTTGTAGGTGGCTTGAATAGCCGGTACTCTCCAGAGATCTGCAACGGTTTGTGCATTCTCGCGGCTTGATGGTGGAAATATCTTCAGGTTTCcgtcttccttttcttttagaAGCCAATCTGAAAAATGTTTTAGTCTCGGGTTGATCGAGCTAACTGTTTTAGGACTTGTCTCATCTCCCATATTGCCTACATCACACAAGAACTCAATCAGTGTTCCACAACAATCAATTGTTAACTGATGTTTGCTCGGTCAATAAAAATCACCTGTTTGATCTGAAGGCTGGTCACTACTCATCTCTTTTTCAAACCTTTCATGTGCCTCAAGAACCATTGCCAGATAGGTATAGAGAtttgtttggattatgaatTTGACTCTTTCACGGTCGTCTACAGAGAATGGGATGTCATAGAGAGACCTTGCCTGAAACAGAAGAAGTCAATCCAGATTCCCTACTAGATGTGAAATATTCAAGTGGGTTGACATTAAGATGAATAGCTCACTTGTTTATATATTGTAGTGGCGCCACATTTCTCATTACCAATCAGAAGAAGCTTGTTAAGCATTTTCTGCTCATACATGGGCATATCACATGGTTCTACTGCAGATGAAGCCGGAGGAACTGGCAGAGAGAACAGAGCACAAGCCAGTCTTGCTCTTTTCTGTAAAAATGATATTAGTAGTTGTCTTTAGTTTTATGTTCAAACGCTGTGAAAGAGAAAACCTTGTGATAAGGAAATCATACCTTATTCCAGATGTTCCCAATGGAACGTTTTTGACCTTCTTCCTGGTACGTACCATCTGAATCGACCCAAAAATGAGGGTTTCCTTCACATTGAACATTCACCATCTACATCAAAGCAAAGAAGCCCTTAATTCAGAAGACGACACTAACACGACACTAACAAAAGCAAGGGTGAAAACAGCGAAAGAACCTTGAGCATCATGAGTTCTGACTTGGTTATTTCCCGGCCATTAATACAAATTCCAGTGTCGCCATGGCTTGCGTTCTTCTTGATGTTACTACCTCCGATGTTCTTGTTAGGACTTATAATCTGACAAGGTTTCTCTCCTACCTGATTAAATAAACACATAGAGGCTCTGATTTAGTTGAGcactcaaaaataaaatcccAAGATTAGATAGGCAGGCACACATAAATTAGTAATTCTACCTTTCCCCAGTAGCCAGAAACCTTATCATACCAATAGTCTCCCGGTTTTAGCTTCTTGGGTGGATGTGGACATGACTTCAACGTGAAAAGCTCATCTTCACTTAAAGGCTTGTCATTGACAGTGATAAGCCGCGAAGGCAACTGATTCGCCTTGCAGGAGGTCTCAGCATGCATGACATCTCGAAGTTCAGAATCCGTGAGAAGACGCTTGAGCATTCTTGAACACTTTCCGAGACTTTTTCTCTTCGACTCATCGATCCTAATACCAATGCAAGTTTGACACTTCCTTCCTTCAGGCATTGCACCCATGGCTCTGCGCACACAGTTATAACAGTATTTGGCATCGCAGACGATACAGACTTCCTTCTCAGTAAACCGGTTGCCTAGCGCGCATCGGTAACAAGATCCTCTTTTACCTTTCCTTTCAGCTTTAGGCGTTGCAGCTATACTTTGTCCATCAGAAAGGTAAGAGCTTTCACCACATTCACTTCTCTGAAATGGTTCAACGAATCTCACATGATTTGCACGTTCTCCATCGGCCTCCTCTCCAATGGAACAATCTGATCCCACATCCGAAGCTCTTCCATCATCTAATGTATCCTCCCCTCTCACTGATGCAGAcaatggtgatgatggtgataacGGTAAATCAACTGAATCTTTCGCTACTTCTGATACATCCAATCCctttggtgatgatgaagatgatgacgagCCAGAAACAACATCACTCCCAATCAAAACCACACTAGAAGCACCTGGAGAATCAACAaaaccattcttcttcttcttctcagttaCAGGTTGAGAAGGTTTCTTGGTAACCCTATTAGTAGTCCTAACGAGAGGTTGAGCCACTGGGTAAGAGATACCACTCGACAAGGAAGAAAACGAAACAGGTTGAGCCGTGGGGATCTCATCAACTTCAACGGGAAGAGCTCGTGGCAAATTAGCAATAAGAGGGCCTTTATACTCAGAGGCGAATGAATAATCAATTCTATAATTACTActagtttcatcatcatcttcactttCCTGATTATTACCCCTTTTAGGACTCGTTGATGTTAAAGGCAATAACTTTCTTAAAACCATCTTCTTTTTACCGATTCgagcaaacacacacacaaaaacacaaaaaagccCTAATTCCTAAAATTGCCTGATTTAGAAACTACTTATTACAGCAATTACGAGGATAAGATAAAAGACCCCCCTAAGCCCCCATTACTGgcttaaataattaaaatcacaaACCGCGTGAGACAAGAACACATCTCCTGAAAATATAGAACAATTTGATCACATAAAGCTAGCTCCTTTTAGCTTAAAGAACGAGACTTTACTCGAATTTTGGTCAGagattttttaagaaaagtgacgatgggagaaagaaaaatcagcaaacaattttttctggggggaaaaaaaaggaatttgcagaagaagaagtaaacaaaaagaagaaagagtgatTGGTTggatcgtcttcttcttctctctcccacACTTGGTAAAAGACGAAGACTTGACAATACGAAAGAGAAGActttctcctttgttttttcttttctctgtaaaccaaaaaggagaaaagaaaagagttattTTCCGGGAAAATTCTTGCCGTCAACGCGGGTTGGGGAAGTTGAAAACGATGCGTTTGTGGAGAGGCGTGGAGAGAGTCAAAGAACGAGGGCACTTTCGTAAATATCTGTTCATTCCTGCAATAATGTTGCAATAACCGGAATTACACGGTTAATAGAAGACCGGTGGTGTTTGTTGATTcgttttgtaacttttttgtaatttgattttaatttacatGATGCGCCGGTTTGAGGAAATGTTTTCGGTTTAGTGATTAGTTACGAAATTATTATAGATCCCAGCCTCACAATTGTATATAGTTACATTAAAACATTCCAAATTATTCATTTGATAAATTGTAGTATAtgttatagtaaaaaaaatcacGTCTTCGGTAAAGTGGTTCAATAACTCATTTAGTTTATTAGATAAATATACAATTCTGAAGTCTACAATTTGACTTTTTAAACCATAAAGATAAAATTTTATGTGATTAAAATAGTATACTGAGAATAAAATGTGGTGTATATATGCGTTTAactgttaattttaaaaacatgctAATTGGTTATTAGATTGACGCTTACACTTATAACTTTGTTGGCAAGACATTTTGTATCTAGAACACCACTTTCCTACTATGAAAAGATAATTGAGGNNNNNNNNNNNNNNNNNNNNNNNNNNNNNNNNNNNNNNNNNNNNNNNNNNNNNNNNNNNNNNNNNNNNNNNNNNNNNNNNNNNNNNNNNNNNNNNNNNNNNNNNNNNNNNNNNNNNNNNNNNNNNNNNNNNNNNNNNNNNNNNNNNNNNNNNNNNNNNNNNNNNNNNNNNNNNNNNNNNNNNNNNNNNNNNNNNNNNNNNNNNNNNNNNNNNNNNNNNNNNNNNNNNNNNNNNNNNNNNNNNNNNNNNNNNNNNNNNNNNNNNNNNNNNNNNNNNNNNNNNNNNNNNNNNNNNNNNNNNNNNNNNNNNNNNNNNNNNNNNNNNNNNNNNNNNNNNNNNNNNNNNNNNNNNNNNNNNNNNNNNNNNNNNNNNNNNNNNNNNNNNNNNNNNNNNNNNNNNNNNNNNNNNNNNNNNNNNNNNNNNNNNNNNNNNNNNNNNNNNNNNNNNNNNATAATTggggcaatttttttttttttttttttttttgtaaaacaattgaGGCAATTAGACTACGATAGTTTTGCGTGACAAGATGTTCATATGTCTCCAAATTGATAATCGTTCCATTAATGA
The sequence above is a segment of the Camelina sativa cultivar DH55 chromosome 10, Cs, whole genome shotgun sequence genome. Coding sequences within it:
- the LOC104716702 gene encoding B3 domain-containing protein At4g34400-like, coding for MATATEFQFPPRFFKAFVSHFSSDSMVIPIPYYDQLPRLLPKKVILQGPGGRSWNVATKIRGDEVHFTQGWPKFVEDNTLNDGDFLTFVYNGNHIFEVSIYRSSDGCKESSKVFEVEEDEGDSVCSLSSEDTDTRSKLEMENPIPEGRDKGKSKVVVVEDSDEDEDSVYSESSEDTETESDSGSEFKIGKTTPTRKNKGKKKDQEAVPVEEESSEEDGDGDSDSDYVEAFGKLDVEDKSNSEDSSYAPEEEDTTASTTCVKAKVPNLKRKEAAKKRKKVEPKIKNPETYLDDPKNIYFETNVKNRLYELLVHAQMVKDYCLRFGDYVDYIDRFGKLRAKTAKWKDQRVCIKRWMSICKRNGLTKEDRVLCELLRRGSFVYAIKLHVIRGENL
- the LOC104716701 gene encoding extra-large guanine nucleotide-binding protein 2 produces the protein MVLRKLLPLTSTSPKRGNNQESEDDDETSSNYRIDYSFASEYKGPLIANLPRALPVEVDEIPTAQPVSFSSLSSGISYPVAQPLVRTTNRVTKKPSQPVTEKKKKNGFVDSPGASSVVLIGSDVVSGSSSSSSSPKGLDVSEVAKDSVDLPLSPSSPLSASVRGEDTLDDGRASDVGSDCSIGEEADGERANHVRFVEPFQRSECGESSYLSDGQSIAATPKAERKGKRGSCYRCALGNRFTEKEVCIVCDAKYCYNCVRRAMGAMPEGRKCQTCIGIRIDESKRKSLGKCSRMLKRLLTDSELRDVMHAETSCKANQLPSRLITVNDKPLSEDELFTLKSCPHPPKKLKPGDYWYDKVSGYWGKVGEKPCQIISPNKNIGGSNIKKNASHGDTGICINGREITKSELMMLKMVNVQCEGNPHFWVDSDGTYQEEGQKRSIGNIWNKKRARLACALFSLPVPPASSAVEPCDMPMYEQKMLNKLLLIGNEKCGATTIYKQARSLYDIPFSVDDRERVKFIIQTNLYTYLAMVLEAHERFEKEMSSDQPSDQTGNMGDETSPKTVSSINPRLKHFSDWLLKEKEDGNLKIFPPSSRENAQTVADLWRVPAIQATYKRLRDTLPRNAVYFLERILEISRSEYDPSDMDILQAEGLSSMEGLPCVDFSFPSTSQEENLESDYQHDPDMKYQLIRLSPRSLGENWKLLDMFEDADLVIFCVSLTDYGEYIEDGDGNVVNKMIANKQLFESMVTHPTLSKKRFLLVLTKFDLLEEKIEEVPLRTCEWFEDFNPLISQNQTSRHNPPMAQRAFHYIGYEFKRLYDSLLEPYSMRGRSFRPKLFVSQVSLESDSVDNALRYAREILKWHVEETSMFQEMSTTSIEASSSS